The Candidatus Omnitrophota bacterium genomic interval ATCTCCATCATTTCCCCTACTCCCCTCACGTCATATATCTCGAACTGCCGTGAGCTGGCTTTCCCCGGACCATATATGCGTTCCCCCACACCGGTCGTAGACCCCGCGGACATCCTTGTCACGCCCAAAGGAAGGACGTTGTCCCTGAACCCGGACCTTTCCCTCGTAGAAAGAGTTATCCCGACCCGGGGAAGAAAAAGCCTGAGCGCCGTCATTATCTGCACCATATCCCGGTCCGAGACCACCTGTGCCGCCTCAAAACCGGATACTTGCGGCCTTATCCTGGGAAGCGATACACTGATCTCCGCCTCACCGTATCTATCCTGGAGATACGCGGCGTGTAGAGCCAAAGTAAGGACCTCTTTACGCCAGTCGTTCAGGCCGAGCAGTACCCCGATGTTAACCGTTCTCACGCGTTCACGTAACGCTCTTTCCGGGGCTTCTAGCCTGAAATCATAATCCCTTTTCGGTCCGGACCTATGCAATGCCGCGTATATGTTCCTGTCATATACCTCCTGGTATATCGTAAGACCGTCCACGCCCTCGGCGATAAGATCAGCGTACTCTTCCTCCTCCAGCGCGTAAACCTCTATGGAAATAGAGGCGAAAGAGCCTTTCAGGCCACGTACACATTCCCTTATGTAGGGAACCGGGCTGTGCTCCCTGGACTCGCCGGTAAGAAGCAGTATATGCTTGAGGCCGGTAGAAGCTATAAGACCGGCCTCCTTTACTACCTCGTCCGGTTCAAGCTTTTTCCGCTCTATACCGGACCTCAGGTTGAAACCGCAATACACACAATCGTTCGAACAATAATTGGAAAGATATAACGGGGTATAAAGCTGTATGGTCCTGCCGAAATTGTGCACGGTGGACACATGGGCGCGCTGGGCCATTTCCTCCAGGTACGGCACCGCGGAAGTGGATAAAAGCGCCGCGAGATCACGTTCCGACCTTTCATCACTATCCAAAGCGCGGATCACGTCGTCAACGCCGGGCTCCTTACCTTCGAGAACGTCCTTTTTCCCTTTCAGGAAAGTATCAAACGTCATCCTGCCCCCTCAAAAAACCGGTAAGAGGCGATGAGGCTTCCGCCTGTTCCCGGAGTTCTCCCGGCCCGGATAGAAAACACGCCCTTCCCGCGGCTACGGCCATAGCGAAGGCCCCGGCCATCTTAACATGGTCTTCCGCCGCGGCAATGGCCGTATTGACGAGCACGGCCGCGCACCCTATCTCCATACATTTTGCCGCGTCGGATGGCCTGCCCAGGCCGGCATCCACTATGACCGGCACTTTTATCTCACGTACCATTATGCGTACAAGTTCCTCTGTCCTGAACCCCCTGTTCGTCCCTATGGGGGCGCCTAACGGCATTACCGCCACGGCACCGGCTTCCGCCATTCTCCGGCCCATCGCGAGGTCCGGGCTCATGTAAGGCAGTACCTTGAACCCTTCTTTCGCAAGCGCATCCACAGCCTTTAACGTTTCCAGGTTATCGGGGAGAAGATGCTTATTGTCCGGGATCACCTCGATCTTCACCCATTCCCCACATCCGGCCGCCCTGGATATACGCGCTATACGTATCGCTTCTCCGGCGTTACGCGCCCCGGAAGTGTTAGGCACCAATATACATCCCCCGGGAATATGCTCTAGTATGTTCTCTTCTTTTGAGCCTGGATCTATGCGCCGGACCGCTACCGTCACCATAGCCGCGTTCGAGGCCTCTACGGCCTCCCTCACAAAGGATTTATCCCTGAATTTACCTGTCCCTATGAGAAGACGGCTCCTCAAGGCATAACCGCCCATCTCGAATTGATCCGGATCCATCAGCCACCTCCTACAAAGGCGAATATCTCCACGTTATCTCCCTCGTTAACTTTGGTAAACCGCCATTTTTCACGCGGCACTATCTCGAGATTGTGTTCGACCAGCACCTTGTCGGGCTCCAGCCCTTTTCCCGTAATGATACCGTAAAGATCCGTACCATCGGGCATGACCTCCTGTTCACCGTTTATGTTCACTACCATATTACCGTCCTCTATAAAATTCCATCCTGTTCTTGAGCTCCCGCACCTTGGCTCGTATATCCCTGGAAGAGGTTATTTCGCTTATAACGGCTATGTTCTGTCCGCCACGTTCCAGCACCTCACTCATGTTCGCGGAGTTTATCCCCCCGATAAAGACCACCGGTTTTCGTGCCATATCCATTACGCGCGTGATATCCGCCGTACCGATCGTATAATCCTTGGTCTGCGTGGCGAAAATAGGGCCAAAAGCTATATAGTCTATGTCACTTTCAACCGCTACGCGGAATTCTTCTATTGAATGAGTGGACACGCCTATTATACAGCCGGGACCGATGACCTCCCTCACGGCGGGAAGCGTATATCTGGCCATATCCTCCTGCCCCAGATGTACACCGTCGGCGCCCAGTTCTTTCGCGAGATACGGATCATCGTTGACCACGAAGATCACACCGTTCTCCGCGCATATTTTTCCCACTTCCCTTCCCATGCGCCGGAGCTCCCCTGGCCCGAGGCCTTTCTCCCGGAGCTGCACGATATCCACCCCGGAACTCACGGCGAGCTTTACCACGTCCGGAGTGCCCCTGCCGGCGGAATACTC includes:
- the thiE gene encoding thiamine phosphate synthase, producing MPRIKPYSLYLVTSQEYSAGRGTPDVVKLAVSSGVDIVQLREKGLGPGELRRMGREVGKICAENGVIFVVNDDPYLAKELGADGVHLGQEDMARYTLPAVREVIGPGCIIGVSTHSIEEFRVAVESDIDYIAFGPIFATQTKDYTIGTADITRVMDMARKPVVFIGGINSANMSEVLERGGQNIAVISEITSSRDIRAKVRELKNRMEFYRGR
- a CDS encoding thiazole synthase; protein product: MDPDQFEMGGYALRSRLLIGTGKFRDKSFVREAVEASNAAMVTVAVRRIDPGSKEENILEHIPGGCILVPNTSGARNAGEAIRIARISRAAGCGEWVKIEVIPDNKHLLPDNLETLKAVDALAKEGFKVLPYMSPDLAMGRRMAEAGAVAVMPLGAPIGTNRGFRTEELVRIMVREIKVPVIVDAGLGRPSDAAKCMEIGCAAVLVNTAIAAAEDHVKMAGAFAMAVAAGRACFLSGPGELREQAEASSPLTGFLRGQDDV
- the thiH gene encoding 2-iminoacetate synthase ThiH codes for the protein MTFDTFLKGKKDVLEGKEPGVDDVIRALDSDERSERDLAALLSTSAVPYLEEMAQRAHVSTVHNFGRTIQLYTPLYLSNYCSNDCVYCGFNLRSGIERKKLEPDEVVKEAGLIASTGLKHILLLTGESREHSPVPYIRECVRGLKGSFASISIEVYALEEEEYADLIAEGVDGLTIYQEVYDRNIYAALHRSGPKRDYDFRLEAPERALRERVRTVNIGVLLGLNDWRKEVLTLALHAAYLQDRYGEAEISVSLPRIRPQVSGFEAAQVVSDRDMVQIMTALRLFLPRVGITLSTRERSGFRDNVLPLGVTRMSAGSTTGVGERIYGPGKASSRQFEIYDVRGVGEMMEMLRGKGYQPVLKDWVTA
- the thiS gene encoding sulfur carrier protein ThiS: MVVNINGEQEVMPDGTDLYGIITGKGLEPDKVLVEHNLEIVPREKWRFTKVNEGDNVEIFAFVGGG